AGGTCAGCATCATTGTGACACCGGCAGAGGCTGAGTGAGTTCATTGAAACAGCTGACGGAGAAGACTGGTGGAGGAACTTTGAGGTCAAGTTCAAcctggacaggaggaggagagagaggacaaccAGGATTCAGCTCCTCAGcctcagaggggggggggggggggtctcacctcctcatcttcataACCTGGAATCAGAGCTGttagtttggtgtgtgtgtgcagatcatGTGTCCTCACCTTGATGACGTCCGTGCTGAAGCGGATCTTCCTGGACGTGGGGGGGCTCTCCTCCGCAGGCAGCCCAGTAATCTCCACACAGCTGGACTCCGGCTCATAGctgtcgtcttcctcctcctcttcctcctcctcctcctcctcctcctcgtccactTCCCCATCCTCTCCCACCGCGCTGTAGGTGCTGATATCCAAAGGGTCCCGGCCCGACCGGTCGTCCCTCAGAGTCCTGTCCTCCTCAGCATCCTTGTCCCTCTCCTGCCTCAGCATCTCTCCTCCTTGCAGGTCTTCTCCGTTCTCCACGGAGATGCGGATGTCTCCATGCAGTGTTGTGCTGGAGGACTCCGAGAGTTTGACCTCAGCACCTGCGTCTGATACAGTGCGTACTCGCTCCTCTCCCACACCCAGGGGACGCTCGGACTTTGGGGAGCCTCGGCCAACACTCTGGCCCCCATTGATGCCCTCGGACGGGGCAGCCATCCTCCCCCTGGGGGCCCTCGGGGGCCCCTCTTGGTCCCTCTGATAGCCCGCATCCTCGTCCTGGCCGCCGGCTGCAAAGGCACTGACTctctttgttattattttggAGTTCAGCACACCCACCTTGGCGCTGACCCCTCGGGAGGGCAGCGGCGGGGtggaggagaggcggtggaggTTGTTCCGGAGCTCGGCCGCCCGCTCGAACACGGCACTGAGCTGGCTGACGGTGGGGGACACGGCCTCGCTGGTGTCCAGGCTGTCCAGGGACTCGGTGCTGCCGTTGAACCGAGCCATCACGTCCAGCCTGCCCTCCTGGAAGCTCGAGGCCTTGTCGGTCTTCAGCAGGACCCGGGTGGTggccagcttctcctgctgctgctgctcgaagATGCGGCGGGTCTCCTGCAGCTTGGAGTAGCTCGGGGACGAGGCCCGCTGGTGCCCGTTCTCCGGCTTGGGGTCGAACTTGTTGACGCGCTCGGACACGGAGGACCCGAGCTTCAGGAGCGCGCTGTGGTCCACGTTCTCGTTCAGGCTCCCGGCTCTGGGGAGGGAGAGGCGCACGGATTTCTCCGCGCTcctgtcgtcctcctcctccgcctctgcGTCGGCCGGGGCCGTGGTCTGCATCTGCTGGAACATGTTCTTGATGCGGTGCACGTTGGAGCCGTACCTGCGTCCCCGGGGGCCGTCCTGCATGTCCCCGTTGGAGGAGACGGGCTTCAGGGCCTGCATCCCCGCCTCGTACGCGTTCCTGTGCGGGGACGGGCTCCGGAGCGTGGAGCCAGAGCCGGTGCTCTTGGATGTGGATTCGGTCTTCATCATGGTCGGGTCAGGCGGCGCAGCGGATGCTCACGGACGGCATGCCTCCTGTCTCGAGCCCCCGGCGGTGAAATCTGTGCGGTGAGCCCGACAAGCCCggcagatggagagaaacaaaaacaacagatcgcattagaggaggaggaggaggaggccctgtCTGCATCCGCTGCGACTCACGTCCCGACGCTACGGAGAAAGTGTGCACGATGCATCTGTCATTAGCCCGCTCGTCGCTACACAATGAGAACCTGCAGCGGAGAATCGCGTTGGTCGATAAACAGCAGAGACGCGGGAGAAGCGGAGCAGCGCGGATTTGCCGCAGCTGAAGACAGATTGCTTACGTTTAATCCCTTTTTCCAGGCAGCATCATTTTGATCTGTTCATTCTGGAAGCTGCagatttctgctgctgctgctgctgctcacagctgctgctgcatggaGGAGCGAGCCCCAGGTCCTAGTGCCCGCCCTgcacaacctcctcctcctcctcctcctcctgcatctcCTTCTTCTGTGGGTCTGTGTCTGCAGCTTCAGCATCATCACTGAGACTCATTAATTTATAACCTGCAGGAACCGATACTGATAGCATGTGTTGGTGTGGGAGATTTCATCCATAACACACTGGGAACATGTTTTAATGGTGCAAAGTTTGGGATAAACATATATAATGGATACAAGAACAGCCCAAGAGAAAAACTGGCTAAAATGAGTGAAAGAACAGAAGGCTCAAAGTAGAGtgtaaatatatgtgtgtgtttgtgtgtttacataagAATGCACTAGTTTAATTGTAAAATATAGAGAAGTTGAAAATAAGGTAATAAGGTAAGATAAGGTAATGTCACTTAAGATTTTAGAGGCTAATAGTGTAAGACGAGTAAAGGTAAGATAAGACATGATAAGGTAAGATAATAAGGTTGAATAAAGTATGGTAAGTTAATTTGAGATAAGATAAGGCAAAAATAATAAGGCAAAGCAAGGTATGGTAAGATAAGAGAAGAATTGTTGCATTCCATTACAGCTCGGAGCTCGGGAATTACGGACCCCCCGAGTTGGAAGCTGCGACTGGAACTTTGTACACTTGATGCAAtatgaataaagtttttttaGTATCCTTATTATAATTTCCCACATTTGAAAAACTCATCTGGCTCCATCTGACAGATCAACCTGAGGTGTCTTGAACACGACTCTCATTAGGACCCAGCGAAACTTCCCTCACGTCAAATCTCTGGTAACACATCCGTTCTTCTCAGGCCACATCGTTGCTTCCTGCGTCCTGCGTCTgtcagcacacatacacacatacacacatacacacatgcacgagTATCATCATagacaaagcccccccccccccccccccgctgctctcaCACTGATCTGGACTTTATACAGATTCCACTGATCCACctgcacaaggacacacaccCTGGGTCTCACACTGGGACCCACAACACACTGCTCATGTTTACTGAACTCATTCTGTCTGACAGCAGAGACTCACTGAGGCTGAAGGACACAACTGCAGGGACGAGGTCTAAAGAGGCTGAGCTGCTGTCAGTGaggcaacagcgccccctagcTCTGCAGTGAACGTCATGACGTGTAACCGGAGGAAAGTGACTGAGGGTAAAAGAGTTTGATGAatcaaataaatctttttttctgttaGTAGAACTTACTTTAAATCACTTCTTATAAGATATCGGTTTAGAAAAACTTGTTTATTAATCGGAGTACATACGTTTTATTACGTTATTATTGTGTTgctattattttaatgtttttattgctgtgtTGTTATATTCCCTTACCTTATTTACCTCCCTAGCCCTGAAACGTTTCCCGTTTAAACAATTTAAAGTTCTTTGAAACTGTATTTTTTAAgttctgtataaataaagttgattaTTTATTAACATATGCCTCCAGTAAATAGAGAGTCAAACGATTTTTTAGgaatatgaatattttaaacTGCTGTCATCCGTTCTTTCAGAAGCAGTTTAGCTTCTTTAATAGAAAATACATGGGCATAAATATGTTATCTTTAAATCTACAATCTTATTGTGTTTTCTATATGTACAAATCTCAGTTCACCTCCagctttaataaaataactgatcATACAATCAGGGGCAATAGTCCCGCCTCCGATTCCCTCCACATTTCACACTGACGCCGTCCGGATGTTATTATAGGTGAGT
The Pleuronectes platessa chromosome 21, fPlePla1.1, whole genome shotgun sequence DNA segment above includes these coding regions:
- the LOC128426914 gene encoding neurabin-2 isoform X1: MMKTESTSKSTGSGSTLRSPSPHRNAYEAGMQALKPVSSNGDMQDGPRGRRYGSNVHRIKNMFQQMQTTAPADAEAEEEDDRSAEKSVRLSLPRAGSLNENVDHSALLKLGSSVSERVNKFDPKPENGHQRASSPSYSKLQETRRIFEQQQQEKLATTRVLLKTDKASSFQEGRLDVMARFNGSTESLDSLDTSEAVSPTVSQLSAVFERAAELRNNLHRLSSTPPLPSRGVSAKVGVLNSKIITKRVSAFAAGGQDEDAGYQRDQEGPPRAPRGRMAAPSEGINGGQSVGRGSPKSERPLGVGEERVRTVSDAGAEVKLSESSSTTLHGDIRISVENGEDLQGGEMLRQERDKDAEEDRTLRDDRSGRDPLDISTYSAVGEDGEVDEEEEEEEEEEEEEDDSYEPESSCVEITGLPAEESPPTSRKIRFSTDVIKVFATYPNEDYDRRNEDVDPMAASAEYELEKRVERLDLFPAELEKDGDGLGISIIGMGAGADMGLEKLGIFVKTVTDGGAAQRDGRIQVNDLIVEVDGTSLVGVTQTFAATVLRNTSGTVKFVIGREKPGEQSEVAQLIQQTLEQERWQREMMEQRYNQYMDEQEGAEYGTDEEEDEDEEASPPYPSAIEVFDLAENEDMSPLETDPEKLAHKYKELQIKHAVTQAEIQQLKRKLNHAEQDKQRWRMDKAQLEQTLQENKERMEKLEGYWMEAQSLCQAVDEHLKETQSQYQALERKYSKAKRLIKDYQQKEIEYLKKETQRCAQVGEEASLLKEESGQLQEQVLQVADLECRVEELKSEPL
- the LOC128426914 gene encoding neurabin-2 isoform X2, whose protein sequence is MMKTESTSKSTGSGSTLRSPSPHRNAYEAGMQALKPVSSNGDMQDGPRGRRYGSNVHRIKNMFQQMQTTAPADAEAEEEDDRSAEKSVRLSLPRAGSLNENVDHSALLKLGSSVSERVNKFDPKPENGHQRASSPSYSKLQETRRIFEQQQQEKLATTRVLLKTDKASSFQEGRLDVMARFNGSTESLDSLDTSEAVSPTVSQLSAVFERAAELRNNLHRLSSTPPLPSRGVSAKVGVLNSKIITKRVSAFAAGGQDEDAGYQRDQEGPPRAPRGRMAAPSEGINGGQSVGRGSPKSERPLGVGEERVRTVSDAGAEVKLSESSSTTLHGDIRISVENGEDLQGGEMLRQERDKDAEEDRTLRDDRSGRDPLDISTYSAVGEDGEVDEEEEEEEEEEEEEDDSYEPESSCVEITGLPAEESPPTSRKIRFSTDVIKVFATYPNEDYDRRNEDVDPMAASAEYELEKRVERLDLFPAELEKDGDGLGISIIGMGAGADMGLEKLGIFVKTVTDGGAAQRDGRIQVNDLIVEVDGTSLVGVTQTFAATVLRNTSGTVKFVIGREKPGEQSEVAQLIQQTLEQERWQREMMEQRYNQYMDEQEGAEYGTDEEEDEDEEASPPYPSAIEVFDLAENEDMSPLETDPEKLAHKYKELQIKHAVTQAEIQQLKRKLNHAEQDKQRWRMDKAQLEQTLQENKERMEKLEGYWMEAQSLCQAVDEHLKETQSQYQALERKYSKAKRLIKDYQQKEIEYLKKETQRCAQVGEEASLLKEESGQLQEQVADLECRVEELKSEPL